One Primulina huaijiensis isolate GDHJ02 chromosome 8, ASM1229523v2, whole genome shotgun sequence genomic region harbors:
- the LOC140983561 gene encoding pyruvate dehydrogenase E1 component subunit alpha-1, mitochondrial-like — protein MAQLTKCRGATTLLKRSIPTALFSTRHLATDSTNPITVETSVPFIPHNIDPPSRSVETTPQELLEFFRDMAVMRRMEITADSLYKAKLIRGFCHLYDGQEAFAVGMEAATTRKDAIITAYRDHCLYLARGGTLFEAFAELMGRKGGCSKGKGGSMHFYNKPERFYGGHGIVGAQVPLGCGLAFAQKYSKEENVTFVLYGDGAANQGQLFEALNMAALWNLPAILVCENNQYGMGTAGWRAAKSATYYKRGDYVPGLKVDGMDALAVKQACKFAKDHALKNGPIILEMDTYRYHGHSMSDPGSTYRTRDEISGIRQERDPIERIRKVILSHDLATEKELKDTEKEARKEVDEAVAKAKESPWPDPSELFTNVYVKDLGLEVFGVDRKKVRTVLP, from the exons ATGGCTCAGTTAACCAAGTGCCGAGGAGCTACTACTCTGCTGAAACGATCCATTCCCACCGCCCTGTTCTCCACGCGCCACCTCGCCACTGACTCCACCAACCCGATCACCGTCGAGACCTCCGTCCCTTTCATTCCACACAATATCGACCCTCCCTCACGCTCCGTCGAAACCACACCTCAAGAACTACTTGAATTCTTCCGAGACATGGCCGTAATGCGCCGCATGGAAATCACGGCCGATTCTCTCTACAAGGCCAAGCTAATCCGCGGATTCTGCCACCTCTACGATGGCCAAGAAGCCTTCGCCGTCGGGATGGAGGCCGCGACCACCAGAAAGGATGCCATAATCACCGCGTATAGAGATCACTGCCTTTACCTCGCCCGTGGGGGCACGCTTTTCGAAGCGTTCGCGGAGCTCATGGGGAGAAAAGGTGGGTGCTCGAAGGGGAAAGGTGGTTCGATGCATTTCTACAACAAGCCCGAAAGGTTTTACGGCGGGCATGGGATTGTTGGGGCGCAGGTTCCGCTTGGTTGTGGATTGGCTTTCGCCCAGAAGTATAGCAAGGAGGAGAACGTGACATTTGTCCTGTATGGAGATGGAGCTGCGAATCAGGGGCAGTTGTTCGAAGCTTTGAACATGGCGGCGTTGTGGAATTTACCTGCGATTTTGGTTTGCGAGAATAACCAAT ATGGAATGGGCACAGCCGGATGGAGGGCAGCTAAGAGTGCAACTTATTACAAGAGAGGGGATTATGTTCCAGGTTTGAAG GTGGATGGTATGGACGCACTTGCAGTGAAACAAGCATGCAAGTTTGCTAAGGATCATGCCTTGAAGAATGGACCAATC ATCCTTGAAATGGACACTTATAGGTATCATGGACACTCGATGTCCGATCCAGGGAGTACATACCGTACACGTGATGAGATTAGTGGTATTCGACAG GAGCGTGACCCTATCGAAAGAATCAGAAAGGTCATATTGTCTCATGATCTTGCCACTGAGAAGGAACTAAAG GACACCGAGAAAGAAGCGAGAAAAGAGGTGGATGAAGCTGTAGCAAAAGCTAAG GAGAGTCCGTGGCCCGATCCATCCGAACTTTTCACCAATGTGTATGTAAAAGACTTGGGGCTGGAG GTTTTTGGAGTGGATAGGAAAAAAGTTAGAACTGTGCTCCCATGA